Proteins co-encoded in one Garra rufa chromosome 7, GarRuf1.0, whole genome shotgun sequence genomic window:
- the LOC141338181 gene encoding zona pellucida sperm-binding protein 3-like, giving the protein MAFWHVGLVVFLALGFSDTKWRARAANNLPPVNFKTRSLSQVPQTDSGMPLRYGPGSPTFAPQRFPAPFSAQAPAGRPSQDLFGVQSKEMMMGPVAKLTWSFPSLPEEPQQPDIPFELRHPVPASSVAAQCAESSVYVEVMEDFFGTGKILSSSAFTLGGCGATGKDPSAQVLIFESELHGCGSTITVTEEELVYSFNLLYTPQEVSYGVPIVRSSSAVVGIECHYSKLNNVSSDALMPTWVPYASTEVAEEVFVFSLKLMTDDWQFERPSNRYFLGDLLNLEASVLSYSHVPVRVFVDSCVATTTPDVTSVPRYSFIENNGCLVDAKLTGARSHFMPRTQDNKLQFQLEAFRFQQADSGLIYITCLLNVAAATSHTLTRPEKKACSFSANGWVSADGSDQVCACCDTICSVGSDQLLKDLRWERASVGPINVKEFGYGRT; this is encoded by the exons ATGGCGTTTTGGCATGTTGGATTGGTGGTTTTTCTTGCACTGGGCTTCTCTGACACAAAATGGAGAGCCAGAGCAGCAAACAATTTGCCCCCAGTCAACTTTAAAACTAGGTCGCTGTCACAGGTTCCGCAGACTGACTCTGGGATGCCTCTGAGATATGGCCCTGGTAGCCCTACATTTGCACCACAAAGGTTTCCTGCTCCGTTTTCTGCCCAAGCACCAGCAGGAAGGCCTTCTCAAGATCTCTTTGGTGTTCAGTCAAAAGAGATGATGATGGGTCCAGTGGCTAAACTGACATGGAGCTTTCCAAGCCTGCCAGAAGAACCACAGCAGCCAGATATTCCTTTTGAGTTGCGTCATCCTGTTCCTGCCAGCAGTGTGGCAGCTCAGTGTGCTGAGAGCTCTGTGTATGTGGAGGTGATGGAAGACTTCTTTGGGACTGGGAAGATACTGAGCTCATCTGCTTTCACACTGGGAGGCTGTGGTGCAACTGGAAAAGACCCTTCTGCTCAAGTGCTCATCTTTGAGTCTGAACTGCATGGATGTGGTAGTACAATAACG GTGACTGAAGAGGAGCTTGTCTATTCGTTCAACCTTCTCTACACCCCACAAGAGGTTTCATATGGCGTTCCTATTGTTAGGAGTAGTAGTGCGGTGGTTGGTATCGAGTGTCACTATTCAAA ATTGAATAATGTGAGCAGCGACGCCTTGATGCCCACTTGGGTTCCATATGCATCTACTGAAGTTGCAGAGGAGGTCTTTGTCTTTTCCCTCAAGCTTATGACTG ATGACTGGCAATTTGAGAGGCCTTCTAACCGGTATTTCCTGGGTGACCTGCTCAATCTTGAAGCATCTGTGCTTTCATACAGTCACGTTCCTGTCCGTGTGTTTGTGGACAGCTGTGTGGCTACAACAACTCCTGATGTCACCTCTGTCCCCAGATACTCCTTTATTGAGAACAATGG GTGCCTGGTTGATGCCAAGCTCACAGGTGCCAGGTCTCACTTTATGCCCCGAACTCAAGATAATAAGCTGCAGTTTCAGCTGGAGGCATTCAGGTTCCAACAAGCAGACAGTGGACTG ATCTACATCACATGCCTTTTAAACGTGGCTGCAGCAACTAGCCATACTCTAACAAGACCTGAAAAGAAAGCTTGTTCGTTCTCTGCTAATGG TTGGGTATCTGCAGATGGTTCTGACCAGGTGTGTGCCTGCTGTGACACCATCTGTAGTGTCGGAAGTGATCAACTGCTTAAAG ATCTGCGGTGGGAAAGAGCTTCTGTTGGACCCATCAATGTTAAGGAATTTGGCTATGGCCGAACATAA
- the LOC141338180 gene encoding zona pellucida sperm-binding protein 3-like translates to MVFWHVGLVVFLALGFSDTKWRARAANNLPPVNIKARSLSQVPQTDSGMPLRYGPGSPTFAPQRFPALFSAQAPAGRPSQDLFGVQSKEMMMGPVAKLTWSFPSLPEEPQQPDIPFELRHPVPASSVAAQCAESSVYVEVMEDFFGTGKILSSSAFTLGGCGATGEDPSAQVLIFESELHGCGSTITVTEEELVYSFNLLYTPQEVSYGVPIVRSSSAVVGIECHYSRLNNVSSDALMPTWVPYASTEVAEEVFVFSLKLMTDDWQFERPSNQYFLGDLLNLEASVLSYNHVPVRVFVDSCVATTTPDVTSVPRYSFIENNGCLVDAKLTGARSHFMPRTQDNKLQFQLEAFRFQQADSGLIYITCLLNVAAATSLTLTRPEKKACSFSANGWVSADGSDQVCACCDTICSVGSDQLLKDLRWERASVGPINVKEFGYGRT, encoded by the exons ATGGTGTTTTGGCATGTTGGATTGGTGGTTTTTCTTGCACTGGGCTTCTCTGACACAAAATGGAGAGCCAGAGCAGCAAACAATTTGCCCCCAGTCAACATTAAAGCTAGGTCGCTGTCACAGGTTCCGCAGACTGACTCTGGGATGCCTCTAAGATATGGCCCTGGTAGCCCTACATTTGCACCACAAAGGTTTCCTGCTCTATTTTCTGCCCAAGCACCAGCAGGAAGGCCTTCTCAAGATCTCTTTGGTGTTCAGTCAAAAGAGATGATGATGGGTCCAGTGGCTAAACTGACATGGAGCTTTCCAAGCCTGCCAGAAGAACCACAGCAGCCAGATATTCCTTTTGAGTTGCGTCATCCTGTTCCTGCCAGCAGTGTGGCAGCTCAGTGTGCTGAGAGCTCTGTGTATGTGGAGGTGATGGAAGACTTCTTTGGGACTGGGAAGATACTGAGCTCATCTGCTTTCACACTGGGAGGCTGTGGTGCAACTGGAGAAGACCCTTCTGCTCAAGTGCTCATCTTTGAGTCTGAACTGCATGGATGTGGTAGTACAATAACG GTGACTGAAGAGGAGCTTGTCTATTCGTTCAACCTTCTCTACACCCCACAAGAGGTTTCATATGGCGTTCCTATTGTTAGGAGTAGTAGTGCGGTGGTTGGTATCGAGTGTCACTATTCAAG ATTGAATAATGTGAGCAGCGACGCCTTGATGCCCACTTGGGTTCCATATGCATCTACTGAAGTTGCAGAGGAGGTCTTTGTCTTTTCCCTCAAGCTTATGACTG ATGACTGGCAATTTGAGAGGCCTTCTAACCAGTATTTCCTGGGTGACCTGCTCAATCTTGAAGCATCTGTGCTTTCATACAATCACGTTCCTGTCCGTGTGTTTGTGGACAGCTGTGTGGCTACAACAACTCCTGATGTCACCTCTGTCCCCAGATACTCCTTTATTGAGAACAATGG GTGCCTGGTTGATGCCAAGCTCACAGGTGCCAGGTCTCACTTTATGCCCCGAACTCAAGATAATAAGCTGCAGTTTCAGCTGGAGGCATTCAGGTTCCAACAAGCAGACAGTGGACTG ATCTACATCACATGCCTTTTAAACGTGGCTGCAGCAACTAGCCTTACTCTAACAAGACCTGAAAAGAAAGCTTGTTCGTTCTCTGCTAATGG TTGGGTCTCTGCAGATGGTTCTGACCAGGTGTGTGCCTGCTGTGACACCATCTGTAGTGTCGGAAGTGATCAACTGCTTAAAG ATCTGCGGTGGGAAAGAGCTTCTGTTGGACCCATCAATGTTAAGGAATTCGGCTATGGCCGAACATAA